A section of the Euwallacea similis isolate ESF13 chromosome 9, ESF131.1, whole genome shotgun sequence genome encodes:
- the LOC136411034 gene encoding lipase 1-like, with protein sequence MVTVTLAKHPDENLSITQLIRRRGYAAETHIVTTTDGYMLKTFRIPQGRNATSPKKVALLAHGLASSADDWVTLGQDALPYSLADNGFDVWLFNARGTRHGRSHQTMDPDQDASKFWNFSWDEIGVYDVPANIEYILEKTGAAKLYYVGHSQGCTALFVMMSQRPDMREKVLVASLLAPAAYFEDVKDTMLLKMASLLYSPYARNVIFYEFPPKTIFYTNDLAKELCSFPGLSLFCYNAIYFGVQLKDHPIDQSLVPIIAQHAPSTFSTKQIHHYTQIMETGEFKRFDYGSKGNSKRYGTRKAPKYNLSVITMPTVIFYGTGDYLASPKSVKRVAAEITNSEKTVIEVPYAGFDHIDFLWARNVKQLVYDKTLEVFKRNFGKP encoded by the exons ATGGTGACCGTAACGCTGGCCAAGCACCCCGATGAGAATCTTTCAATT ACTCAACTGATCCGAAGACGAGGGTATGCAGCGGAGACTCATATAGTGACGACCACGGATGGATATATGCTGAAGACTTTCAGAATCCCCCAGGGACGCAACGCCACCTCACCCAAAAAGGTGGCTCTTTTGGCTCACGGTTTAGCATCATCTGCAGACGATTGGGTCACCCTAGGGCAAGACGCCTTGCCTTATTCGCTCGCAGACAATGGCTTTGATGTCTGGTTATTCAACGCCAGAGGTACTAGGCACGGGCGCAGCCATCAGACAATGGATCCTGATCAAGACGCCAGCAAATTCTGGAACTTTTC GTGGGATGAAATTGGAGTTTACGATGTACCAGCCAATATAGAATATATTCTGGAGAAAACTGGGGCTGCAAAATTGTATTATGTAGGGCACTCCCAGGGTTGCACTGCGTTATTCGTAATGATGTCCCAAAGGCCTGACATGAGGGAAAAAGTGTTAGTGGCCTCGCTTCTGGCGCCTGCCGCTTACTTTGAGGATGTCAAGGATACCATGCTTTTGAAGATGGCCTCCTTGTTGTATTCG CCTTACGCCCGCAACGTCATTTTCTACGAATTCCCCCCCAAAACAATCTTTTACACCAACGACTTGGCCAAAGAGCTCTGCTCCTTTCCCGGTCTAAGTCTCTTCTGCTACAACGCCATTTATTTCGGCGTACAGTTGAAGGACCACCCCATTGACCAGTCTCTAGTGCCCATCATCGCCCAGCATGCGCCCAGCACTTTCTCCACCAAGCAGATCCATCACTATACGCAAATAATGGAGACTGGGGAGTTCAAACGGTTCGATTATGGTTCGAAAGGGAATTCTAAGAGATATGGGACCAGGAAGGCGCCCAAGTACAATTTGTCGGTGATCACCATGCCCACGGTGATTTTCTATGGTACTGGGGACTATTTGGCGAGTCCGAAG AGTGTGAAGAGGGTAGCTGCGGAGATAACCAATAGCGAGAAGACGGTGATCGAGGTGCCTTACGCTGGATTTGACCACATTGACTTCTTATGGGCTAGAAACGTGAAGCAGCTGGTGTATGATAAGACTTTGGAGgtttttaaaaggaattttggaaaaccataa
- the LOC136411195 gene encoding lipase 3-like isoform X2: MVNDVLMQICRPEHMHDLCLDMIYFIGGAANGSINKTLLPLILQWIPSGLATAQLYHYGQLMISGGFRQYDHGLQKNLKIYNSTTPPEYNMSNVRVPVAYFYSTHDPFSNTKTQLIQKHGYPVETHTYETKDGYVLTAFRIPHGTTSIKSKEVALLTHGMGGSGENFVFIGPPDALAFYLADRGYDVWIFNARGTHYSRKHRSLNPNRDRKKYWNFSWHEIGVYDLPATINYIQKETGVDSIFYVGHSQGTTILFVMLSQLPEMNEKIRVGAMLAPSAFHWLTHSPLLVIGSKLWTLGERLLALLNWYELPAPNSSALTGFVKAICKPGALEEVCLDVVNLIGGTDSNQLNKTVFPVVLQYIPQGFSARQAWHYAQIVVSKDFKLYDHGAKKNMKLYNSTIPPTYNMSNCKAPIALFYAPRDPYGNHKMVQEFSKRLPNIVLKYEVKVPDWNHLDFILAANIKEVIHDPLYELFKRYEAQ; encoded by the exons ATGGTAAACGATGTTTTGATGCAAATTTGTCGGCCGGAACATATGCACGATTTGTGCTTAGATATGATATACTTTATTGGTGGGGCTGCAAATGGATCCATTAACAAA acCCTCTTGCCTCTCATTTTACAGTGGATACCCTCAGGATTAGCTACAGCTCAACTTTACCATTATGGTCAATTGATGATAAGTG GTGGTTTCAGGCAATACGACCATGGACTCCAGAAGAATCTAAAAATCTACAACTCTACAACTCCCCCCGAATACAATATGTCCAATGTCAGGGTACCAGTGGCCTACTTCTACTCCACTCACGATCCATTTTCCAACACTAAG ACACAACTGATCCAGAAACACGGCTATCCGGTGGAAACCCACACCTACGAAACAAAAGACGGCTACGTACTGACCGCATTCAGAATTCCCCATGGAACGACCTCAATCAAGTCCAAAGAAGTGGCCCTTCTCACCCATGGAATGGGAGGAAGTGGGGAAAACTTCGTTTTCATAG GTCCTCCCGACGCCCTCGCCTTCTACCTAGCAGACCGAGGCTATGACGTTTGGATCTTCAACGCGAGAGGAACCCACTATTCCCGGAAGCACCGCAGTTTGAACCCCAACAGAGACCGCAAGAAGTACTGGAACTTCAGCTGGCACGAAATTGGGGTCTACGATCTTCCAGCTACTATAAATTACATCCAGAAGGAAACCGGAGTTGACAGCATATTTTATGTGGGGCATTCTCAAGGTACCACCATCCTCTTCGTGATGCTATCGCAATTGCCAGAGATGAACGAGAAAATCCGAGTAGGGGCCATGCTGGCCCCCTCCGCTTTTCATTGGCTGACGCACTCGCCTTTGCTGGTAATAGGGTCCAAGCTCTGGACCTTAGGAGAA AGATTGCTGGCATTGCTTAATTGGTACGAGCTGCCTGCGCCTAATAGTTCTGCCTTGACGGGTTTCGTCAAAGCGATCTGCAAGCCTGGAGCTCTGGAGGAAGTTTGCCTGGATGTGGTCAATCTCATTGGAGGGACAGACTCAAACCAACTTAATAAA aCAGTGTTTCCAGTGGTGCTGCAGTACATTCCACAAGGATTCTCAGCTAGACAAGCCTGGCATTATGCCCAAATCGTCGTCTCTA AGGATTTCAAGCTGTACGATCATGGCGCTAAGAAGAACATGAAGCTCTATAATAGTACGATACCACCAACTTACAATATGAGCAATTGTAAAGCCCCTATAGCTCTGTTTTACGCTCCCAGAGACCCCTATGGAAACCATAAG ATGGTGCAAGAATTCTCCAAGAGACTGCCCAATATTGTGCTGAAATACGAGGTTAAAGTACCCGACTGGAACCATCTGGACTTTATCCTTGCTGCCAATATCAAAGAGGTGATCCACGATCCTTTGTACGAGCTGTTCAAACGATATGAAGCTCAATAA
- the LOC136411195 gene encoding lipase 3-like isoform X1: MVNDVLMQICRPEHMHDLCLDMIYFIGGAANGSINKTLLPLILQWIPSGLATAQLYHYGQLMISGGFRQYDHGLQKNLKIYNSTTPPEYNMSNVRVPVAYFYSTHDPFSNTKMARTVFEKIPNVVLKYQVPIERWNHIDYILASNAHETQLIQKHGYPVETHTYETKDGYVLTAFRIPHGTTSIKSKEVALLTHGMGGSGENFVFIGPPDALAFYLADRGYDVWIFNARGTHYSRKHRSLNPNRDRKKYWNFSWHEIGVYDLPATINYIQKETGVDSIFYVGHSQGTTILFVMLSQLPEMNEKIRVGAMLAPSAFHWLTHSPLLVIGSKLWTLGERLLALLNWYELPAPNSSALTGFVKAICKPGALEEVCLDVVNLIGGTDSNQLNKTVFPVVLQYIPQGFSARQAWHYAQIVVSKDFKLYDHGAKKNMKLYNSTIPPTYNMSNCKAPIALFYAPRDPYGNHKMVQEFSKRLPNIVLKYEVKVPDWNHLDFILAANIKEVIHDPLYELFKRYEAQ, from the exons ATGGTAAACGATGTTTTGATGCAAATTTGTCGGCCGGAACATATGCACGATTTGTGCTTAGATATGATATACTTTATTGGTGGGGCTGCAAATGGATCCATTAACAAA acCCTCTTGCCTCTCATTTTACAGTGGATACCCTCAGGATTAGCTACAGCTCAACTTTACCATTATGGTCAATTGATGATAAGTG GTGGTTTCAGGCAATACGACCATGGACTCCAGAAGAATCTAAAAATCTACAACTCTACAACTCCCCCCGAATACAATATGTCCAATGTCAGGGTACCAGTGGCCTACTTCTACTCCACTCACGATCCATTTTCCAACACTAAG ATGGCGCGaacagtttttgagaagaTACCCAATGTGGTACTTAAGTATCAAGTCCCGATTGAGAGATGGAACCATATTGATTATATTCTGGCCAGTAACGCCCATGAA ACACAACTGATCCAGAAACACGGCTATCCGGTGGAAACCCACACCTACGAAACAAAAGACGGCTACGTACTGACCGCATTCAGAATTCCCCATGGAACGACCTCAATCAAGTCCAAAGAAGTGGCCCTTCTCACCCATGGAATGGGAGGAAGTGGGGAAAACTTCGTTTTCATAG GTCCTCCCGACGCCCTCGCCTTCTACCTAGCAGACCGAGGCTATGACGTTTGGATCTTCAACGCGAGAGGAACCCACTATTCCCGGAAGCACCGCAGTTTGAACCCCAACAGAGACCGCAAGAAGTACTGGAACTTCAGCTGGCACGAAATTGGGGTCTACGATCTTCCAGCTACTATAAATTACATCCAGAAGGAAACCGGAGTTGACAGCATATTTTATGTGGGGCATTCTCAAGGTACCACCATCCTCTTCGTGATGCTATCGCAATTGCCAGAGATGAACGAGAAAATCCGAGTAGGGGCCATGCTGGCCCCCTCCGCTTTTCATTGGCTGACGCACTCGCCTTTGCTGGTAATAGGGTCCAAGCTCTGGACCTTAGGAGAA AGATTGCTGGCATTGCTTAATTGGTACGAGCTGCCTGCGCCTAATAGTTCTGCCTTGACGGGTTTCGTCAAAGCGATCTGCAAGCCTGGAGCTCTGGAGGAAGTTTGCCTGGATGTGGTCAATCTCATTGGAGGGACAGACTCAAACCAACTTAATAAA aCAGTGTTTCCAGTGGTGCTGCAGTACATTCCACAAGGATTCTCAGCTAGACAAGCCTGGCATTATGCCCAAATCGTCGTCTCTA AGGATTTCAAGCTGTACGATCATGGCGCTAAGAAGAACATGAAGCTCTATAATAGTACGATACCACCAACTTACAATATGAGCAATTGTAAAGCCCCTATAGCTCTGTTTTACGCTCCCAGAGACCCCTATGGAAACCATAAG ATGGTGCAAGAATTCTCCAAGAGACTGCCCAATATTGTGCTGAAATACGAGGTTAAAGTACCCGACTGGAACCATCTGGACTTTATCCTTGCTGCCAATATCAAAGAGGTGATCCACGATCCTTTGTACGAGCTGTTCAAACGATATGAAGCTCAATAA
- the LOC136411012 gene encoding lipase 3-like — protein sequence MQYFLLLLELVLVFSIIVRSHPDEGLSLTQFVKKHGYSIETHYIETPDGYILATHLIPHGVSNVHTKRVVLLVHGMGSSAENYVILGPPNALAFYSADRGYDVWLFNARDTFHSRKHRKFKVIMDAKNFWHFSWNEIGIYDLPITIDYALEHSQAQKLLYVGHSQGGTCFYVMLSERPEMNAKISAAALLAPVSFLHNTFSPILGFGARIRQFIKRIMDIFNWYELPAPNTPMVNRKLFTLCKPPDMQDICMEIIYFFAVSPSTNLPMEPLCNINNANLQLRPANHQRGFKKYDYGLNTNLRLYNSTMLPEYNLSNQDGRELFQHLPTVVLKYEVPIDNWNHLDYLLADQAKEVIYDKILEVFKEYERK from the exons ATGCAGTATTTTTTGCTGTTACTTGAGCTTGTGCTCGTTTTTTCTATCATAGTACGCAGCCACCCTGATGAAGGGCTGTCCCTT ACCCAATTTGTCAAGAAGCATGGCTATTCTATTGAAACCCATTACATTGAGACTCCAGATGGATACATTCTAGCCACTCATCTGATACCCCATGGCGTCTCTAATGTTCATACTAAAAGAGTAGTTCTGTTGGTACATGGGATGGGCAGCAGTGCTGAGAACTACGTGATTTTAGGTCCTCCTAATGCTTTGGCGTTTTACTCAGCTGACCGCGGTTATGACGTGTGGCTCTTTAATGCCAGAGACACCTTTCATTCTAGAAAACACCGCAAATTCAAAGTGATTATGGACGCTAAAAACTTCTGGCATTTCTC ATGGAATGAAATCGGGATCTATGATCTGCCCATCACGATTGATTATGCGCTTGAGCACTCACAGGCTCAAAAGTTGCTTTATGTAGGACATTCGCAAGGAGGCACCTGTTTCTATGTAATGCTATCAGAAAGGCCGGAAATGAATGCGAAAATTAGCGCTGCGGCGCTTTTGGCTCCTGTTTCCTTTTTACACAATACATTTTCGCCTATCCTTGGGTTTGGAGCCAGGATTCGTCAATTCATCAAa cGAATTATGGATATCTTCAATTGGTATGAACTTCCGGCCCCTAACACTCCGATGGTGAACCGCAAGCTGTTTACTTTGTGCAAACCGCCGGACATGCAGGATATTTGCATggagattatttattttttcgctG TCTCTCCTTCCACTAATCTGCCAATGGAGCCCCTCTGCAATATCAACAATGCAAATTTACAACTACGGCCTGCTAATCACCAACG GGGGTTCAAAAAGTACGACTATGGTCTTAACACGAACCTACGGCTGTACAACTCGACCATGCTCCCTGAGTACAATCTGTCTAAT CAAGATGGCAGAGAGCTATTCCAACATTTACCAACCGTGGTTCTGAAGTACGAAGTCCCAATCGACAATTGGAATCATCTGGACTACTTGCTAGCCGATCAAGCTAAAGAAGTAATCTACGACAAGATATTAGAGGTGTTTAAGGAGTATGAAAGGAAATAA
- the LOC136411035 gene encoding lipase 1-like, giving the protein MEFLVLILLFLQTVLSHPDEGLSIKKLVRKHGYPIESHRFETPDGYLLKAYRIPHGKSGIPSKRVALLVHGCGGTAENFIVLGPPNAMVFYMADRGYDVWLFNARGNRHSRKHRTLSPNRNAKKFWNFSFHEIGIYDLPTTIEYVLNYTKAKKLFYVGHSQGGTSFYIMLSERPELNKKISAAALLAPASHLEYTLTPMFFSFARMIRMIKVNN; this is encoded by the exons ATGGAATTTCTCGTTCTAATACTTCTTTTTCTTCAAACGGTGCTGTCACACCCTGACGAGGGATTATCTATT aaaaaaCTCGTCCGAAAACACGGCTACCCCATCGAAAGCCATCGATTTGAGACCCCAGACGGCTACCTTCTGAAAGCCTACCGAATCCCCCATGGCAAATCCGGTATTCCTTCTAAAAGGGTGGCGTTGCTAGTACATGGCTGTGGGGGCACTGCCGAGAATTTCATCGTTCTGGGCCCACCCAACGCTATGGTTTTCTATATGGCAGATCGTGGCTATGATGTGTGGCTTTTCAACGCCAGGGGCAACAGGCACAGCAGAAAACATCGCACGCTCAGCCCTAATAGGAATGCTAAAAAGTTCTGGAACTTCTC ATTTCACGAAATTGGAATTTACGATCTGCCCACCACCATCGAGTACGTGCTGAATTACACAAAAGCAAAGAAATTGTTCTATGTGGGACACTCCCAAGGGGGCACCAGCTTCTATATTATGCTATCAGAGAGACcagaattgaataaaaaaattagcgcAGCGGCACTGCTAGCGCCCGCTTCCCATCTTGAGTATACATTAACGCCAATGTTCTTTTCTTTTGCCAGAATGATTAGGATGATCAAGGTGAACAACTAA
- the LOC136411036 gene encoding lipase 3-like, translated as MKVYLVMLVFMWVKSHPDENLSAAQYIQKHGYPFEAHTYPTEDGYLLTAHRIPHGTATNHSRQVALLVHGMGGGGENFIFTGPTNSLAFYLADRGYDVWLFNARGTTASRKHSTLDPDKDSGKFWDFSWHEMGVYDLPATIEYIQQKTGVESVFYVGHSQGTTVLLVMLSWIPQMNPKIRVAALLAPTVFLHDTSSPLLMILARLFPLLQKLLEQANWYELPVPKNPNLLNSIMKIFCTPQFFQSFCIDFLGIIAGGVLRRFNKTQLPVIVQYAPQALSLKQPAHYAQSVISGEFKPFDHGPKRNFQLFNSPKPQYYNLSNCKAPMALFYSPDDPISNIRMVDKFAVKLPNVVLKHQVAVEGWNHLDYIMAFDLKEVVNEPLYEVFKGFE; from the exons ATGAAGGTGTATTTAGTGATGTTGGTTTTTATGTGGGTTAAGTCACATCCTGATGAGAATTTATCAGCT GCTCAATACATCCAAAAACACGGCTACCCCTTCGAAGCGCACACCTACCCAACTGAGGACGGTTACCTTCTAACAGCACACAGAATACCTCATGGAACCGCCACCAACCACTCCCGACAGGTAGCACTGCTAGTCCATGGTATGGGAGGAGGAGGAGagaacttcatttttactG GTCCTACAAATTCTCTTGCATTCTATTTAGCAGACCGAGGATATGACGTATGGCTATTCAATGCCAGAGGTACCACCGCTTCTAGGAAGCATAGTACTTTGGATCCTGATAAGGATTCTGGAAAGTTCTGGGACTTTAGTTGGCATGAAATGGGGGTTTACGACCTTCCTGCTACTATTGAGTATATTCAGCAGAAAACTGGGGTTGAGAGTGTGTTTTATGTGGGGCACTCACAGGGCACCACCGTGCTTCTGGTCATGTTATCATGGATACCTCAAATGAACCCAAAGATTAGGGTGGCAGCCCTTTTGGCGCCCACAGTGTTCCTTCATGACACCTCAAGTCCTTTGTTAATGATTCTGGCAAGATTATTTCCTCTATTGCAG AAGCTTCTAGAGCAAGCAAACTGGTATGAACTTCCAGTGCCAAAGAACCCAAATTTATTGAACAGCATTATGAAGATTTTCTGCACTCCTCAGTTCTTTCAGAGCTTCTGCATTGATTTCTTAGGTATTATTGCAGGGGGAGTGCTGCGGAGGTTTAATAAG ACTCAACTGCCTGTGATAGTTCAATATGCCCCTCAAGCTTTATCTTTAAAACAGCCTGCTCATTATGCTCAAAGCGTCATCTCAG gagaATTCAAGCCATTTGACCACGGCCCCAAGAGGAACTTTCAACTCTTCAACAGCCCTAAACCTCAATACTACAATCTGAGCAATTGCAAGGCGCCCATGGCCCTTTTTTACTCCCCTGATGATCCCATCAGCAATATTAGG ATGGTTGATAAGTTCGCAGTGAAACTTCCTAACGTGGTGCTGAAACATCAGGTGGCTGTAGAGGGGTGGAACCATTTGGACTACATTATGGCTTTTGATTTAAAGGAGGTGGTTAATGAGCCTTTGTATGAGGTTTTTAAGGGCTTTGAATGA